In a single window of the Hydrogenobaculum sp. 3684 genome:
- a CDS encoding thioredoxin family protein, translated as MRYFRIFLTFLAFSIMVFADDTTSNVSNANPTIWHGLYIYYYNQAKELSKKEHKPVLLYFYGNDCTYCDLFDQYVLQKPDVVDFINKHFVFSSVNVDDSGGNKFIRKFRLFGTPAFAVVYPNGHFRVYQGYKTKEQFLYILSKLYK; from the coding sequence ATGAGGTATTTTAGGATATTTTTAACGTTTTTGGCTTTTAGTATTATGGTATTTGCCGATGACACCACAAGCAATGTATCAAACGCTAACCCTACTATATGGCACGGGCTATATATTTATTACTACAACCAAGCCAAAGAGCTATCAAAAAAAGAGCATAAACCTGTGCTTTTATACTTTTACGGAAACGATTGTACGTACTGTGATCTTTTTGACCAATACGTGTTACAAAAGCCAGACGTAGTGGATTTTATAAACAAGCACTTTGTATTTTCTTCGGTAAATGTAGACGACTCCGGTGGAAATAAGTTTATTAGAAAGTTTAGATTGTTTGGTACCCCTGCTTTTGCTGTTGTATATCCAAACGGGCATTTTAGAGTTTATCAAGGGTACAAAACAAAAGAACAATTTTTATACATACTAAGTAAGCTTTACAAGTAA
- a CDS encoding ABC transporter permease gives MVEFINALGEAFYIFLTALLHIFKDRPKIRHFVDRVIYIGADTVPVVVITSMFTGGVLALQTYSTLHKFNSEYLIGALVALSMGRELGPVLTSLMVVARVGSAITASIGTMKVTEQIDALETLAINPYAYITSPILFACMVDLPLLTILSDISGIIGGYLVSTIIFHINGHMYWDKTKEIVDFYDIYGGLYKAFAYGIVIAIVSNYFGFKASGGNQGVGRATTSSVVISSMLILILDYFLTAIIYT, from the coding sequence ATGGTAGAGTTTATAAACGCTTTAGGAGAGGCTTTTTATATTTTCCTAACGGCGCTTTTGCACATTTTTAAAGATAGGCCGAAAATAAGGCACTTTGTAGATAGAGTAATTTACATAGGAGCTGATACTGTGCCGGTAGTGGTTATAACCTCTATGTTCACCGGTGGGGTTTTGGCGCTACAAACTTATTCTACACTTCATAAGTTTAACTCCGAATACCTCATTGGGGCACTCGTAGCTCTTTCTATGGGCAGAGAGCTTGGACCTGTATTAACCTCTCTTATGGTAGTGGCAAGAGTAGGCTCAGCCATCACAGCTTCTATAGGCACTATGAAAGTTACCGAACAAATAGACGCTCTTGAAACACTGGCTATAAACCCTTACGCTTATATTACAAGCCCAATACTTTTTGCTTGCATGGTTGATTTACCACTTCTTACAATACTATCAGACATCTCTGGCATAATTGGTGGATACCTCGTAAGTACCATAATATTCCATATAAACGGGCATATGTACTGGGATAAAACAAAGGAAATTGTAGATTTTTACGATATATACGGGGGATTGTATAAAGCTTTTGCATATGGTATAGTAATTGCCATAGTTAGCAACTATTTTGGTTTCAAGGCAAGCGGTGGAAATCAAGGTGTTGGTAGAGCTACTACATCCTCAGTTGTAATCTCTTCTATGTTAATTCTTATACTTGATTACTTTTTAACTGCTATCATATATACATGA